The Mya arenaria isolate MELC-2E11 chromosome 15, ASM2691426v1 genomic sequence tgaacaagcgtgcaaagtctcaaagccagatgtcaatggactttgaaaatatttgaggtggtacgcaaacattaacgtaaattctatgacgaaaaaggggcataaatctgttaaaatgcttgatacagttacctcctcctgtgtacaggttggggccATGATGGtaaacaagcgtgcaaagtttcaaagccagatgtcaatggactttgaaaatatttgaggtggtacgcaaactttaacgtaaatacTAAGTAGAACAAGGggtataattttgtcaaaatgcttgatagagttacctccttctgtgtacaggttggggcatgatggtgaacaagtgtgcaaagtttcaaggccatatgtcaatggactttgaaaatatttgaggtggtaaaaaaactcttacaaaaacttcGTAAGTGGTTGCGCCAACGCCGATGCTcaggtgactaggatagctctccttgttctttgaatagtcaagctaaaaataacTCAGGTCGAGGGGTTATGCCAGGTTGGGTTGGATTGGCCTAAAAACAGGCTTTTGTTTTAGCCCTAAGCCTGAAAAAAGCCAGGTATAATGTTAATACTACTCACATGTTAACGAGATTAAGGACAAACATGCTTGTCCTAAACTTGCGCTTTCTCACCAAAggaatgatatatttaatactCTCGTAAGCTAGAAGAACGAATACGATTGTGAACATCCATATTCGAAACGTCTGCCATGTTGCGTTGAAGTAAATGTGCTTGTATCGTGTCCTGCCTGGATTTTCATATTCCCCTgcaaaaaaaagcatttaaaaattttcatttcattttgcagtatttatatcataatagaGGTCACAGACTACTAAATAAATTCACTGTATTTTCTATAGACATTTGACCAATTAGCATGCAAAATAACACTGATTTATACTGCTTCGTGACTGCAAACACCATATATATGGGGAAAAAGTTTCACATATATACTAatgtttaaacaacattaaaaaagagttatgtttcttttaaGAAGATAATATTAGTTAAAAGAAACCACTGTGTATTTAATACAGAGACCAAAGCCAGTGTAGGTCTACAAACAATGCAGTAAAATGCATACATAAcacataacataacaataatatgtatataataaatatgtatataataaatatggaAGGTAGCtaatggtctgagatggtataacaATGCTTTGATTCACGGTCATGTgtcaataaaaagaaataagcCATGTAACAATGATTAGGCACTTCTAAACTGGTTTAATTTGCCCTGTATGAACAACTACAAACTGGAGTTGGTCTTTATGAAAAAGGTTATATATCAGGTTTTGTatcatctcaaatattttattCCTAGAAAAGAAGCGTAAACTCTCTTAAAATATCTATGAGccttaaaatcataaaacacaCTGTCAcaattctatttttagtcaCAGGAAACTATGCAGTGGGAACTTTTAATAACTGATGATATCATACAGATGTGCTTGTAGAAGATTTTTTTAACTCTTGTTTGTCTGGAGATATTGTGTGACTAGAAAATCTCTACATTGGGTATTTATATCAGGGTGGATCAGCGTCATGTCAGTTGTTAAATTTTAACCAAGCTGCAGCATGATCATATCATGATGGCAAGGCCAACACTGATTAAAGGCTGACACTGATTAAAGGCCGGCACTGATTAAAGGCCTACACTGATTAAAGACCGACATTGGCCGACACTGATGGAAGGTCGACACTGATGGAAGGTCGACACTAATGGAAAGCCGAAACTTATGGAAGGTCGACACTGAACGAAGGTCGACACTGAACGAAGGTCGACAAAGATGTAAGGCTGACACTAATAAACGGTCGACACTTATGGAAGGTCGACACTGATGGAAGGTCGACACTAATGGAAAGCCGAAACTTATGGAAGGTCGACACTGAACGAAGGTCGACACAGATGTAAGGCCAACTCTGATTAAAGGCTAACACTAATAAACGGTTGACACTGATGGAAGGTCAATAAACAAATTCCCTCCTTTTTTGAGTGTTTTCGCCATTAACTTCTTAATAAGAACGGCAACACAAAAGTTAAGCTAAACTGTGCAATAACTATAATGCAGATCAATTAAATCACTTTTCACTAATACACATTCTAGTTATTACTAGCTATTATGTTTTCCTTGACAGCACGGTACAAAACAGATACATGTTCTTCACCCACTTCCctttgtattgaaataatacTCTAGCGCTGAAGCACTCATGTAAAATTTCAATAACACGGGCTGTAGGTGCAGCAACTATTAGTTTACGACTTTTTACATGATTATTCAAGATAAAAGGCAACTAAGCAAGCAAATCTACCTCTCATGACCGTGTCAAAACAAGAGCAAGTGCAGTTGTTCTTCATTACAGGTGCTTTGTCTGGAACCCAAAACTTCAGATGGAAGATACCTGCAAATGAAACATCATggtttttattacaataaaaaattcCATACTCCGACAGAGATTAGACATAAATATGCCTAATGATGAAGCaattattcaatgaaaaaagttttacaatgtacaattctttttaaataaaaaaagttttgttatgATACAAACAATGGGCCAATTTTTCAGAACTTTCTTAATGTTAACAATctgacatcgttgttaacttttatagGTTAAATATTCTGTATAGTTCAGTAAAACAAGTGCAGCTAAAACATTGTCCAAAATTTTGTTAGGAATACTGCAGAGCATATATAAGTGTATCAGTGAAACTTCCAAAGCAATAAGATTCAAAAGTTAATGACAATGATGTTAATAACGTTGCTAACTTTTTCAAAGTCCTGAACAATCTGCCCATTGACTTAAaattgcactctcacagattgcacgttttgacatcttttttattttttgtcttggaacaaactgatttttgcgaaaatccactgacaaaaaaaaaaatcgcagctatttatatttaagttcaaaaattgatattttatgcatttttcttaaaccagtccattagtaatggtttaagccataaaacattaatattcgaacagaaatatcttcgatctgatttttgtcagcaatcttatattattggtttgcagatatttacacaaaaaattgCTTTTTCCAAAGCAAAAAATTTTGGGGGGTAAAAATgctaccgtattttctcgactataagacggggaaattgggtcccgatttttacccccaaagtaggggacccgtcttataagcgggtcgataaaatattaaaaaaagattcaagtcaaaatcagtaaaattttacaaatggtattcgtctatccagtatatcgtctgctgatacaagtatggggcaattaagtaaacaacaacacaaaatctcttcaccgcgcgtgctctgacgtcacacagtgtaccgttatatctgcattttttctcatggcgcgtgtcagtataattagtttgacagatatatcaaatcaataaattggaatcttaatatgatgtaggtacctaactgtcaatttgattaagcaaacaaatggcaatgtgaatataaatcctttatgttcgtcgccaatcaagggacaatattgcctaaagcattattgctaaacaaacacctattcatgcctcggcttttcgcagttatgttattgaagccatttattttgccgaagaacttcattggtgtcttcaataaaaaaaaactaaaacatacatatgttgttattgatgaattattacaattccgataagtaacgacctgtcctgcaaacttataagttatgtactcatttttaacctacctccaaatagagagctcacagttgaccgccattttctttgggtaaaacaaaaacagttaccgcgaaagtcaataattgtccgttgagcttgaacatttttacacattaggaagaattttagcattttagatttgcttaaaaattgaccccgtcttataagcgagtcgaaacaaaaagcaccagatttcatgggcaaagttagggggccgtcttataagcgaatcgccttatagtcgagaaaatacggtatatctgttagagtgcagctttaaagaaaggTTATAGTTTTATAGTagatatatttaaagtttggtAATTAGACATTTAAATGAATTCTTcttttcatgaataattaatcAAAAGGAATCGTTTTTCTCTCTTGATGTTACATTTACAAGCATCTTTAGGcaacgattttttttcaaaatgaaatcacTGACTCCCTATCAAATATGATGTAGGCTGTATTTGATATCTTTGTTTAGTTCAACGATTATGttaacaatatcataaaaatcatacctatttttgaaatcatttaccGATTATCACTAAAGGCacatttaaagatgaaatgtACAATTGATATAATCATTTCTGAAAGATTCACTTAGTTACCAATGTGAAAATAAGGGAGCAGAGTTATTGCAACTGCTCCCAGAAGAAAGGAGACAATCTTTTCCTTGTAGTTTGACATTGCTGGTGCACTGGCACCATGGATCGAGCCAAGCTGTCGCTCCACATAGCTTTGCATCATGTTACTGCCAATGCCGGCCTTCTGCTTTTGGAATCCTAGCATGCCTGaaaatagtctaaaataatagacgtgttatacgggattcttccaatccctaacgtctaaacaggaatgtgcaaaaaacgggggtgttttaaaaatatttaaattgttttaagtgaagtattttatggttgaaattgatcataaagagttatattcatattttaccatgtaagtgaaatgttattttgcactaaacaagcatttaatgcattaaaactagttgtttacctttcgaataaaacgaaagttgactgacacagaaaacaatgatgcgaaggggaacaactcgatacaatcgtaataactcggcctcctccgacaaagcttcgagatagacctcgttatacaatcgtaacaactcggccatggccgaaatgttccgagcgatttaaaactgtgccctgaagccttgcaggtgcccttcatgtatatatcgttctgttttgacagaatgaaatgaaaaaaagccgtcaaactcataattataagttggatatttattttgtgtgtacggaactaatataaaataacattatctggtaatatttcttgtttttatgatattttatagactctatatgctttaacccggaatcctgatcgtaacaactacccacttttgatactaaacaatttgtacgtgaaggatttgccatatcaaaaatctaaaaaaaatccgccaacgtacaattatttggactagccTGAAAAAAAGAGTTCCATCTTAGTTGACAGGTTTAAATGGAATCAGTGAATTATAAGGTTTATAAGAGTACTGCCCCtcaacttaaatatttaatggaTAGAGCAAATGCTGAAAAAGGTGCctttctacatgtatgttcttAAACGGTTTCAGCCATTTGTTATCCGAACAATAATATCCGAAATAAATGTAcctttaataaacataaaaatgaataacGTATACGATAATGTCATGTTATATGTGTGTTCTCATATAGCTGAACTATTTGGCAAATGCAATTACAAGTGGCGATatcaagtaaaatatattaaagtttaCCTGTAATTTACCTGATGATCACCTTCTTATTACTTTTTATGATCCAATTATTAAATGGTTACACATCACCATTATTTAAACGAAACGGGAATCAATCTCCACGCAGCGTAATTTCCCTTCTCAAATTACCGATTTTTTTAGTCAGATTGAGTTGAATTTACTGCGATATCCAACCTACTTTAAAAAACCAATTTACAAACGTTATTTGGGACAATTACCTTTCC encodes the following:
- the LOC128220129 gene encoding uncharacterized protein LOC128220129 isoform X2; translated protein: MLGFQKQKAGIGSNMMQSYVERQLGSIHGASAPAMSNYKEKIVSFLLGAVAITLLPYFHIGIFHLKFWVPDKAPVMKNNCTCSCFDTVMRGEYENPGRTRYKHIYFNATWQTFRIWMFTIVFVLLAYESIKYIIPLVRKRKFRTSMFVLNLVNIYPHYYSWWSYFSYYNEDFYRYFKHHMWFTVTEMITTCIVLNLTDIKNEIVSWKILAIVSINVMHILVGGMDQFISDVIYGQGANFHKARNIALMIPDVMHVVVPLWELFRFAKRKDLRINELCYKEELSACFVFVCLGTLMGRLL
- the LOC128220129 gene encoding uncharacterized protein LOC128220129 isoform X1 — its product is MAELLRLYNEVYLEALSEEAELLRLYRVVPLRIIVFCVSQLSFYSKGMLGFQKQKAGIGSNMMQSYVERQLGSIHGASAPAMSNYKEKIVSFLLGAVAITLLPYFHIGIFHLKFWVPDKAPVMKNNCTCSCFDTVMRGEYENPGRTRYKHIYFNATWQTFRIWMFTIVFVLLAYESIKYIIPLVRKRKFRTSMFVLNLVNIYPHYYSWWSYFSYYNEDFYRYFKHHMWFTVTEMITTCIVLNLTDIKNEIVSWKILAIVSINVMHILVGGMDQFISDVIYGQGANFHKARNIALMIPDVMHVVVPLWELFRFAKRKDLRINELCYKEELSACFVFVCLGTLMGRLL